acctctcacaatttgaaccattgttttgagtccagagtcTAAAAACACTTGGCTACGCCTCATGTTTTTAAACGCCAATAGAACaatgctgctcgttttttaaacattacatacaGCTGCTTCTTGATCCAAAAGTCACTGTTCTAGGCTCGTCAAATTTGCTTATATTTATTGACCAATACTGAGGTCCCTTTATTCCTATTCCTTGGTGTTTGATTGGTTGCTAGCGTAGTTAGTACTGTGTAGTCTGTTGCTAGGAAGCGTaaagattttcttttaattgaacTTGGATTGTTGAtcaaaagttaaagaaaaattCATCTGTTTGCAATATTGGAATAATTACACTTACTCGTTGAGTTCAACTGACTTTATCATTGGCACACTACCTTTGAGTTTTCTGTGCAAGTTGACAAACGTCAACTGCAtactgtatttatttatttagtttctaCCAAGAATACAATACTTATATACATAAAATTATTagcatacctgccaactctcccggtttTCCCGGGAGTCTCCAAGTTTGTCAtcaaatctcccggtctcccggtTTGAGCACCAAATCTCCTGGGAAATACCTACCGTGGcctttttcaaaaatctttcATTTACTTCATTATTTTCGAGatgttaaaaaggaaaatgaaacaagAAGTGGATTTAATGCTCTTATTTGAGCTGTTCTCGATCAGAAAAAGTAAAACAGAGCAATGAAGTTGATGTATATTTAACGAGTATCGTAATTGGTCAGAAGTCCACCAATGAAATTGCACGATGCATGGTAGAAAGTTAGCATGGTTATgggtaacctgcgatcaggcgtacttttctttctaCAGGGCGGAAAAGAAACGCCGTTCCTTTTCCGCCCTGTtgaaagaaaagtacgcctgatcgcaggttaggttATGGGAACAGTAGTAATATGGTAGGTAAATGCTGTTCTAACTGAGACGTCGAGAAAATTCAGAAGGCCTTCGGGTGATTTTCGGAGAGTATTCAGACATTGACAAAAATGATATTCTTACAATGCAAAGATTTCTAGACGTCTCCAGATTTTTGTACTCTGGGGGTTGGCAGGTTTGTATTAGGCAGGTAGACCACTACAGCCTAGCTAATTTCAGTGGATCCCTTGTAatatataaacaaaaaaaaaacatcaaaaggaaaaaaggcaaaagttCAAATTGGTAGAAGGGCTCAGCACGACGGATGTCACAGGAGAGTGGTTGCTATGTTGCACATGGGACAGGTTGTTCTCCAGGTTATGGTGTCGTCAACGTCGTACAGATCTAGGGCCTTATTGTAATATTGAAgtattaaggtaattccttagtattgtattgcgcatccctactgcgcacgattttcgcgtcattagcgcgcgcacatgagcacgtgcgcatacaaacgtaagagatttcgctcaaactaaacccgatagcgaaataaatgctccttttctctcaaacgagcacggtgacccccgatttttttttcaggtatttgctaaaaacagtctaataaagaacatatttgaagaagaaaaaagtttgatagtagaacatgaattctttttggaaaacagttccgtactgggtgtattttacccaaggcgaggacttcaagctaaccacggaactgtcccaaaaagtgcaatattcccacaaccagggaatcaaagtcggcgtaaatgaagcattactgcttatgtaaataaaagaagctttattttcaaaataaaattttgtgtttttgaagtaagcaagacttaattctgtatgaaggtgattcgaatttttaacgcgaaaacagtaaaaatacctcattttaagagcctgctgacgcgtaaacaagcacggtgaccccatttttttattgcattttttaaatgttcatatcatgaatgctaattatgccaagtttccaaaaaagtttgatagtagaacaatttcaagggaattaccttaaacgcTAAAATGAGGCTAGGGAAATGTGACTCAGCGGGCAGAACATTCCATATGCTTAACGCGCATATGAAAAGTGCGCGTTGATAAGTAACAGTTCTATTTCGCTTAGGAATATAAGTAATAGCATTGCTGCTGGATGACCTGATAAATCTCGATTGTCTAGTTTCAGGCAGAGCTTCACTATCTATGAAAACTAAGTTATTTACAGCTTTATAGAAAAAGGCTATATCAAACATTTGTGCCGAtatgtataggaaatcgtatgaacgcgagggcatttcgtgatttatggtcactcgtgatgttttgaaagttctcaataTTGCACGAGCCGTCTAGgcaagtgcaatttgagaactttcaaaacatcacgagtgaccataaatcacgaaatgcacgagcatgttcatacgattttttatttattatattctcAACAAATTTACTCAAACGCGCTACTTTGTTCGTGCTCGTattcttccagttttgggttAAGTTTTCTTTCAGTCACCCATGTTTGCCAGACATTCAACCAGGTTTGTGTAGCtttcaacgtgtttttgtttttcgcattttctttaagttgctcaacgatgttttggtttgacaaagcaaaccgactgtcagcctttttttttttcactttgtcgTTCAAATTTGGCGTTTCCCCGGTGTTttcatagcaacttccgtattgcactctataacctggaTTGCActctatttatgcattcgccattggccaaccagaaacaagatattttgttgagtatatagcTTGttgaggtcgtaggttcgaatcccaaCGAGGACTCATATTTTTCAGTTGCCCTTTCggccgttgccaagcaacttgcaTTCTGGGAAAATAGGTGATGCGCAGGCGTTATAGCGCTCACTTTCCATCAGTGTATCCTAAGAGCGCGTCATTGTTTTCAGCCATTAAAAAGCTAAAGATAAACTACGCATGCATTGGCGACTGATTTCCCTCGCTTATCGTTAGCCTACAAGCAGGCTCTCTCTCCACTCCCACCTGTCATTGCTTTGTCACATTGCGTCattaatacaccttattccaaaatggccgctgatttatgtggatacaaattggcccttgttgcctcgttcaaggtaaaatattcttttgaatattaagcttaagaacgaggcatcaagggctaatttgaataaaaacaaaagaatatttaaatggaggccgttttggaataaggtgtattgtctTCTCCTGGTGTTATTGGACAAAGTATATCGCTCTTGTCTAGGTATTACAGCACTCCATTCGACACTCGTTGATACAGACGTTTTGAAACTGCAACTTCTTAAGTTGGTGAGGTTTACCTTTTACTTGCCGTCTGGAAACGCTCTGAGCTAACGTTCAGTACTATATTTTTCGTTGTAGATGCAAGCTTTGTTTTATCACAATCAGAGCAAAGCACAAGCCTTTCACGGTAACTTGGATACCAAGTCGGTCCGCAAAGCTATTACTCTCCACCCGGTGAAGCAACCTTCTTACATGTATCGCCTACAGTCGCATTTTATGACAATGCGAATTCAAGATCTTCAACACCAAGCTGTTCTCCTTCAAAGAGTTCTAAAAAATATGGACCGACTTCTAAGCACCAGCACAAGCTATTTATCCACCGAGGAAAAAACCTCTCTACAGGGTTGGAGAGATTTCCATCATCAGCTCAGCTCGAAGTATTCCGAACCTTGGGACATGTTCACAGCGCAAAAGTTCTACTCCGAAGCAACGCTTCAGCCTCCGGAAACCGGCATGCGGGACCCGTGGAAAGACGGTTTGAACCACGTGTTGGGGCAGACGATGGGATTGATAAACGAAGAGGCAAAGCGAGTGCTTCATCGCAGCTTGGAATTCAAGAAACTCAATCATGGCTACATAAGAGTACACCCGTTATACGGCGCTCAGTACGTCATGGATATGCTCATGAAGTATCACCGGCATATCGGACACAACCGAAGGCGCATGACCGTGCACGTGCGTCACCATGCCTTTTTACAACTGCCCTTCGGGAACATGGTCTATCGAGCCGAGACCCATGCAAAAGAGGCCCCCACGGTTCATTTTATCCTTCCTCTAACGGGCCGCATTGAGACGTTTCGCCGTTTCATGAGGAATTTCGAAGACGTTTGCCTTAAACGGCGAGAGAATGCCAAGCTTCTGGTAGTGTATTTTCCTTCCGTATCGCCTCCACGTGAACATAAAAAAGTCATGAAGGACTATCAAAATAGGTATCCCGAAGCAGACCTTCTTTGGCTTGAAGCTATCGGGGATTTTTCCCGCGGGTTGGCGCTTTCTCTGGGAGCAAACCAGTTTGACAGGAAAGCACTGCTTTTCTTTTGCGACGTAGATTTGGTATTCAACTCGGGATTTCTTCATCGCGCCCGAATGAATACGGCCCTAGGACAGCAGGTGTATTACCCGATGGTATTTAGTCAGTTTGATGCGAAAATAACATACCCCAATCGTACATCACCTCGCAACTACTTCACTATAGACATGGACGCGGGTTTCTGGCGAGCCTATGCGTTCGGCATCGTCTCCGCTTATAATCACGATCTTCGCGCGGTTGGGGGCTTTGACACCACAATTCAAGGCTGGGGTCTCGAGGACGTTGACTTGTATGAAAAGTTTGTAAAACACGAAGAGATCAGCGTGTTCCGCGCTGCTGATCCAGGCCTTGTACACGTCTATCACCCTGTCATCTGTGATCCAAAACTTGTTGATCGGCAATATGCTATGTGTCAGGGCTCTAAGGCCTCTGGGTATGGCTCTCAGAAGTCCTTAGTTAGAGATATGTTATCTAAAGGATATTTAAAAAGTTCTTGAtcaaattcattttaaaatagaTTCTTATGGGCTGGAGCAAAATAGACTACTAGtacttttcactgagaaaagaCTTTAAAGGGTCTTTTCATTCTCAAAACACATTCTTCTTTTCTCTTAGCcagcgaacgcagacgtattttcCGCAGGCTACTTTTCTCTCCATGTCTTATATTTTAATTTCGTACACATATCTCCAACGGACATCTcttgaaacattgaaatcgTGGTTATGTGATTACATAGACATAGCCCTTTATTGTAACTGAGATTTTATCGATGACCTGAAAGACCTCGGAGAGTTATTTATGTCATTTCTAAAGAAAACTAAAGTTATTTTACCTTGGGGCTTGTTCACATATACGACGCAAGTATAAACACTAGAAACATTCTCTGAAACAACAAAGTGTTCTATTTTTGTTTCAAGAAGTACTGATATTGCTTATGCGTGCGTCgtaggtttaaaaaaaaactattgaagTATATTGAAGATGGTTCTGCTTTGATGTGGATATTTTCAGACTGGGATAGAGGTTGTTCTTACAGTGCAGCAATTTCTTGTGCTCCTTCGATCTTTCAGCGATTGCACTCCTCAGTAATCGCCATCGCGAAAGACCGAAGGAGCACAAGAAATTTCTGCACTGTAAGAACAACCTGTCAACTCAAATCAAAGGATTATTGACCTTTATGGACTATTACAAGATTGGGATAGATATTTAAACCGTactaggccattttacagttgttaaCTTGTATGCTCTGTGACCAAGCCTGTGCATGGCTTCGAGGCTCCCGGTGACTCCTTGTTGATatagacctcactgcttttctcatgtgaattgtgttgttgtaaatctaattaattttacattaacattagaaaagcacaaaggtttgtatcaaagcagggtcacccgcaacctcgcttccattcttaggccaggtaacttagctacaactgtaaaatggtctaaaaTTTTTATTATCTGTGCTTTGATTATGTGCAGCGAACTTCagcttttttttctgacaaaaTACTGGGTTTGGAGGGTGCTTTGGTGCTTTGAAAGTTCAGTAATTGTTACGTTAGCTAGTGACGTGAGAAAATTAAGACACTTAGAGGAAGCTTAAGTTGTCCGTAAACGCGGAAGCCAGTGTCCCAGTCATAATTGCCTCCGAAGCTCACCTATCCAAAAGGCTAGGACTGGGCGACTTCCTCTCTGTACTTGTAATCTTTGATTGTCACAGAGCTATAGCTCATGGAAAAAGGACGGGGTGGGAGAGTGTTATTGTAAATCATTTTTCCATGTGACCATAAGAAGGGGTTTTTTCAGTATGCATTCGAAAGGCTTTACATGATGTCACGGCGGCAATTTTGTTGGTGCTCTAAACTTTTCCTTCCTGCAGACCGAGGTCCTGTCGTATGAACTCCAAAGTTCATCTGTCCTATGGGCACGACTGGTAACTGGGCGTCTTCCCGCTCTCTATACTTGTAATCTTTTAACTGTGTCAGAGCAAGAGCTCTTGGATAAAGAAGGGGCGGGCGAGTTTTATTGTAAAGGGTTTTTTTGGTGACTATAAGAAGGGGTTTTTACGCATTCGAAAGGTTTTAGAtggtcacacggcggccattttgtttcgTGCTCCAAACTGTTCGTTTGGGGTCGGGCTctattaaattatatttttatgaacacgtttttgttttggttgagaAGTGTGACCGTTGAGCTTCTGAATAAAAGCAACATCCAAACGACGGATTTCCTTACTGAAACTTTAGGGTAATCCTAACACGTCACcgttatccaagatggccgcgcccaggaaatttgagaGTGAAAATCAGCAGgaacaagtcacaggtcattgttttaccaatacagaaagaattctaaacattcattaaagctaaccttaggcttaaataaaagttcttgggcctaatgttagcattggtaaacggttagggttatttttgttggtaaaacaatgacctgtgttttgtacctgcccatTGAAAAAAACCGATTGTAAACTTCAGTTTTCCTGATACAAAGagttttgtttgaaaaacatttcgaacaaatttgttggCAAGCATTATGTGCCCCGGTTTGAGGTTATCCTATTGAAAGAGTAGAGGTTCCTTTAATAGCTTGTGCTCATGTTTACAAATTCACAAATTTCTTTCTTATTCTAGAGTTTATTCTTTTAGTAGAATCATTAGTATCCGCGGAGATGCAGGTGAAATCGGGACTTCGTCTTTTACGTATTCCT
The sequence above is a segment of the Montipora foliosa isolate CH-2021 chromosome 2, ASM3666993v2, whole genome shotgun sequence genome. Coding sequences within it:
- the LOC137992375 gene encoding chondroitin sulfate synthase 1-like — its product is MKPRHMSIRGVVTMLAGLIFGFTVALFLRQNLLPVETRRCRMNFVRDLRPRTIAKELNSRNLIFVGVMTAEKFLNTRAKGVFETWGKNVPGKLEFFSSGTSQRKMELPVVSLPGVDDSYPPQRKSMMMLKYMHDNYIDNFEWFMRSDDDVYIRTEKLASFLHSLNSSQDVYLGQAGTGAKDEKGLLGLGNGDNFCMGGPGVILSRSVLKKVVPHIEFCLKNLLTSHEDVEVGRCIKRFVGIPCTWSFEMQALFYHNQSKAQAFHGNLDTKSVRKAITLHPVKQPSYMYRLQSHFMTMRIQDLQHQAVLLQRVLKNMDRLLSTSTSYLSTEEKTSLQGWRDFHHQLSSKYSEPWDMFTAQKFYSEATLQPPETGMRDPWKDGLNHVLGQTMGLINEEAKRVLHRSLEFKKLNHGYIRVHPLYGAQYVMDMLMKYHRHIGHNRRRMTVHVRHHAFLQLPFGNMVYRAETHAKEAPTVHFILPLTGRIETFRRFMRNFEDVCLKRRENAKLLVVYFPSVSPPREHKKVMKDYQNRYPEADLLWLEAIGDFSRGLALSLGANQFDRKALLFFCDVDLVFNSGFLHRARMNTALGQQVYYPMVFSQFDAKITYPNRTSPRNYFTIDMDAGFWRAYAFGIVSAYNHDLRAVGGFDTTIQGWGLEDVDLYEKFVKHEEISVFRAADPGLVHVYHPVICDPKLVDRQYAMCQGSKASGYGSQKSLVRDMLSKGYLKSS